The proteins below come from a single Chitinophaga pinensis DSM 2588 genomic window:
- a CDS encoding GMC oxidoreductase yields the protein MNLNTKAQEQNTYDAIVVGSGVSGGWAAKELTEKGLKVLMLDRGKKLEHVKDYETATKDPWEFKHRGRITVDQRETHPKLSRDYPYSEHNEKYWINDSQSPYNEVKRFDWYRPDIVGGKSIMWGRQSYRWSDLDFEANLKDGIAVDWPIRYKDLAPWYDYVEKFAGISGQAEGLPQLPDGQFMPAMDMNCVEKDLKSKVEKAFPDRRITMGRVANITKPLPGRTQCQFRNLCSRGCPFGAYFSTQSSTLPAAMATGNLTLRPDSIVNSVIYDEKLGKATGVKVIDKHTKQMTEYYAKVIFVNGSTLGTTFVLMNSISNRFQNGLGNDSGVLGKYLMDHHFRTGASGRAEGFDDKYFFGRRANGIYIPRYRNIGSDKRDYLRGFGYQGGASRGSWARGIAEMGVGKDFKDMLSEPGSWSMGLGGFGECLPYEDNKVTLDNSVKDDWGQPVLKFDAEFKENEMKMRKDMMNDAAEMLEASGFKDIKTYDNGSYPGMAIHEMGTARMGRDPKTSILNSWNQMHAVKNVFVTDGASMTSAACVNPSLTYMAMTARAVDYAVKEMKKGNI from the coding sequence ATGAATCTGAATACGAAAGCTCAGGAGCAGAATACCTACGATGCGATTGTGGTAGGCTCCGGTGTTAGCGGTGGATGGGCTGCAAAAGAACTCACCGAAAAAGGTCTTAAAGTTTTAATGCTGGATAGGGGAAAGAAACTTGAACACGTTAAGGATTACGAAACTGCAACAAAAGATCCCTGGGAATTTAAACATCGTGGCCGTATAACAGTTGATCAGCGTGAAACGCATCCGAAACTAAGCCGCGATTATCCGTATAGTGAACATAACGAAAAATACTGGATCAACGACTCTCAGAGTCCATATAATGAAGTAAAGCGTTTTGACTGGTATCGTCCTGATATCGTGGGTGGTAAATCCATCATGTGGGGCCGTCAGTCTTATCGCTGGAGCGACCTTGATTTTGAAGCGAACCTGAAAGATGGTATTGCTGTTGACTGGCCGATCCGTTACAAAGACCTGGCTCCCTGGTATGACTATGTAGAGAAATTTGCAGGTATCAGTGGTCAGGCAGAAGGATTACCACAATTGCCGGATGGTCAGTTCATGCCTGCTATGGACATGAACTGTGTGGAGAAAGACCTGAAATCCAAAGTGGAAAAAGCGTTCCCTGATCGCAGAATCACCATGGGACGTGTCGCTAATATCACCAAGCCATTACCTGGCCGTACACAGTGTCAGTTCCGTAATCTGTGTAGCCGTGGTTGTCCGTTTGGCGCTTATTTCAGTACGCAGTCATCCACGCTGCCGGCTGCAATGGCGACAGGCAATCTGACGCTCAGACCGGACAGCATCGTTAACTCCGTGATTTATGACGAAAAACTGGGTAAAGCGACCGGTGTAAAGGTGATTGACAAGCATACCAAGCAGATGACCGAATACTACGCGAAAGTGATCTTTGTAAATGGTTCTACGTTAGGTACCACCTTCGTACTGATGAACTCTATTTCCAACCGTTTCCAGAATGGTCTGGGTAATGATAGTGGCGTATTGGGTAAATACCTGATGGACCACCACTTCCGTACAGGTGCTTCTGGTCGTGCAGAAGGATTTGATGATAAATACTTCTTTGGTCGCCGTGCAAACGGTATCTATATCCCTCGTTACAGAAATATCGGTAGCGATAAACGTGATTATCTCCGTGGTTTCGGTTACCAGGGGGGCGCAAGCCGTGGCAGCTGGGCACGCGGTATCGCTGAAATGGGTGTTGGTAAAGACTTTAAAGATATGCTGTCAGAACCAGGTAGCTGGAGCATGGGGCTGGGTGGTTTCGGTGAATGTCTGCCTTATGAAGATAATAAGGTGACGCTGGACAACTCTGTGAAAGATGACTGGGGACAGCCCGTCCTGAAGTTCGACGCTGAATTTAAAGAGAATGAAATGAAGATGCGTAAGGATATGATGAACGATGCGGCAGAAATGCTGGAAGCATCCGGATTCAAAGATATCAAGACGTACGACAATGGTTCATATCCTGGTATGGCGATTCATGAAATGGGTACCGCACGTATGGGACGTGATCCTAAGACTTCCATCCTCAACAGCTGGAACCAGATGCACGCTGTGAAGAATGTATTTGTGACTGATGGTGCGTCTATGACTTCCGCAGCTTGTGTTAACCCGTCACTGACTTACATGGCGATGACGGCAAGGGCGGTAGATTATGCGGTGAAGGAAATGAAGAAAGGAAATATTTAA
- a CDS encoding gluconate 2-dehydrogenase subunit 3 family protein, protein MNRREAIRNVALLLGSAISASTLSALEGCNPKGPDNYALQAPETKSFLAEIAETIIPETSTPGAKAAKVDEFIVVMLNDCYKPEDQKVVLEGLKKIDEASQKQFKKSFVDLSAEEKTTLLTAIDKERVDYNKRDNKKEGDPTHYFQILKELTLTGYFTSEPGATKALRYIAVPGKYEGCIPYTKGEKAWAV, encoded by the coding sequence ATGAATAGAAGAGAAGCCATCCGGAACGTTGCCCTTTTGTTGGGTAGCGCAATTTCCGCGTCCACGTTATCAGCCCTTGAGGGCTGTAACCCGAAAGGCCCTGATAATTATGCACTACAGGCGCCTGAGACCAAGAGTTTTTTGGCCGAAATAGCAGAGACGATCATCCCGGAAACAAGCACGCCAGGCGCTAAAGCCGCTAAGGTGGACGAGTTTATCGTTGTGATGCTGAATGATTGCTATAAGCCGGAAGACCAGAAAGTTGTCCTGGAAGGGCTGAAGAAGATCGATGAAGCTAGTCAGAAACAATTCAAGAAATCGTTTGTAGACCTGTCTGCGGAAGAGAAAACTACCTTGCTGACAGCTATTGATAAGGAGCGTGTTGATTACAATAAACGAGATAACAAGAAGGAAGGCGATCCTACCCATTATTTCCAGATCCTGAAAGAACTGACCCTGACCGGTTATTTCACTTCAGAACCGGGCGCAACCAAAGCGCTGCGTTACATAGCGGTACCTGGTAAATACGAAGGCTGCATCCCTTACACCAAAGGGGAAAAAGCATGGGCGGTATAA
- a CDS encoding murein L,D-transpeptidase family protein, translating to MKQVVLAVLMLLGMGKVQAQQMQQSFLDNQKMFPKVGTAYRDKEEQLREEFQKKGLAYPAKYIFIRSFKLDSELEIWVKNSVADTFRLFKSYRVCTLSGKMGPKRKEGDRQVPEGFYYINDFNPNSSYHLSLGINYPNFADKILSDPKKPGGEIYIHGSCLTIGCIPLTDDIIEEVYVMAVNAKNSGQDFIPVHVFPVKFGNIRSMEYLGNFTLKDNSSEKFWVDLKYAYDYFEAHHKLPVVLVDEKGKYIM from the coding sequence ATGAAGCAGGTCGTTTTAGCAGTTTTAATGCTGCTGGGAATGGGAAAAGTGCAGGCCCAGCAGATGCAGCAGTCATTTCTGGATAACCAGAAGATGTTTCCGAAAGTAGGCACTGCCTACAGGGATAAGGAAGAGCAACTTAGGGAAGAGTTCCAGAAAAAGGGACTGGCCTACCCGGCTAAATACATTTTCATACGTTCCTTTAAGCTGGACAGTGAACTGGAAATCTGGGTAAAAAACAGTGTTGCCGATACTTTCCGTCTGTTTAAATCCTACCGCGTCTGTACCCTGTCAGGTAAAATGGGGCCAAAACGTAAGGAAGGAGACAGACAGGTACCGGAAGGATTTTACTATATCAATGATTTCAACCCGAATAGCAGCTATCATCTGTCGCTGGGTATCAACTATCCGAACTTTGCAGATAAGATCCTCAGTGACCCTAAAAAGCCGGGTGGCGAGATCTATATTCATGGTAGTTGTCTGACAATAGGCTGTATACCACTGACGGACGATATCATTGAGGAAGTGTATGTAATGGCAGTGAATGCAAAGAATTCCGGCCAGGATTTCATTCCTGTACACGTATTCCCGGTGAAGTTTGGCAATATACGCTCCATGGAATACCTGGGTAATTTCACCCTGAAAGACAATTCTTCCGAAAAATTCTGGGTGGACCTGAAATATGCTTACGACTATTTCGAAGCCCATCACAAGCTGCCGGTAGTACTGGTGGATGAAAAAGGGAAGTATATTATGTAG
- the hppD gene encoding 4-hydroxyphenylpyruvate dioxygenase, whose translation MHTTTDAAVSAVPANAQDFLPLNGTDYVEFYVGNAKQAAHYYKTAFGFQSLAYAGPETGVKDRASYVLVQNKLRFVLTTPLNPDNEIAQHILEHGDGVKVIALWVDDARAAFEETVKRGAKPYLEPVTEEDEFGAVVRSGIHIYGDTVHLFVERKNYNGPFLPGYKAWNPAYQPTDTGLQYVDHCVGNVGWNEMNTWVDFYEQVMGFRNLLSFDDKDISTEYSALMSKVMSNGNGRVKFPINEPAEGKKKSQIEEYLDFYRGAGVQHVAIATNNIIQTVTDLQNRGVEFLKVPESYYATLLDRVGQIDEDLLPLKQLGILVDRDDEGYLLQIFTKPVQDRPTVFFEIIQRKGAKSFGKGNFKALFESIEREQALRGNL comes from the coding sequence ATGCATACAACTACAGATGCTGCCGTTTCGGCCGTTCCCGCTAACGCGCAGGACTTTTTACCATTGAATGGTACAGATTACGTCGAATTTTACGTGGGTAATGCCAAACAGGCTGCTCATTATTATAAAACCGCATTTGGCTTCCAGTCACTGGCTTATGCCGGTCCGGAAACAGGTGTAAAAGACCGTGCTTCTTACGTACTCGTACAGAATAAACTGCGTTTTGTACTGACCACGCCACTGAATCCTGACAATGAGATTGCACAGCATATACTGGAACACGGAGATGGTGTAAAAGTAATCGCACTGTGGGTGGATGATGCCCGTGCTGCATTCGAAGAGACCGTTAAAAGAGGTGCAAAACCATATCTGGAGCCTGTTACGGAAGAAGATGAATTTGGTGCTGTCGTACGCAGTGGTATCCATATCTATGGCGATACAGTACATCTGTTCGTTGAACGTAAGAACTATAACGGTCCGTTCCTGCCAGGTTATAAAGCATGGAATCCGGCTTATCAGCCAACGGATACCGGTCTGCAATATGTAGATCATTGCGTGGGTAATGTGGGCTGGAATGAAATGAATACCTGGGTAGATTTCTATGAGCAGGTGATGGGCTTCCGCAATTTGCTGTCCTTCGACGATAAAGACATTTCTACCGAGTATTCTGCCCTCATGAGTAAGGTCATGAGCAATGGCAACGGACGTGTGAAATTCCCGATCAATGAGCCGGCAGAAGGTAAAAAGAAATCCCAGATCGAAGAGTACCTGGATTTCTATCGTGGCGCAGGAGTACAGCACGTTGCGATCGCTACCAACAATATTATCCAGACAGTGACCGATCTGCAGAACAGAGGGGTTGAATTCCTGAAAGTACCGGAGTCTTACTATGCTACATTGCTGGACAGGGTAGGGCAGATCGATGAAGACCTGCTGCCGCTGAAACAGCTGGGTATCCTGGTTGACCGCGATGATGAAGGATATCTGTTGCAGATCTTTACAAAACCTGTACAGGATCGTCCGACAGTATTCTTTGAAATCATCCAGCGTAAAGGTGCTAAATCTTTCGGTAAAGGTAATTTCAAAGCGCTGTTTGAATCTATTGAAAGAGAACAGGCGCTGAGAGGCAACCTGTGA
- a CDS encoding TlpA family protein disulfide reductase yields MTVFLVLMLVNPSVKAAVMQGLMKVGLFQPGVPEEVAPESKMAPDMAFADGEGNTFTLSSLKGKVVFLNFWATWCPPCRAEMPSINSLYKQYKADKNVVFLTVDTDGNYKKAKRFIEKQQYELPVYVADSRIPEELLGKSIPTTIILNKKGQIVYRQEGAADYGNDRFIDYFGKYIRK; encoded by the coding sequence ATGACCGTATTCCTGGTGCTGATGCTGGTAAACCCATCGGTGAAAGCAGCTGTTATGCAGGGTTTGATGAAGGTCGGACTGTTCCAGCCGGGTGTACCGGAAGAAGTGGCACCGGAGAGTAAAATGGCGCCGGATATGGCATTTGCAGATGGAGAGGGAAATACATTTACACTGTCATCGCTGAAAGGGAAGGTAGTATTTCTGAACTTCTGGGCTACCTGGTGCCCGCCATGCCGTGCGGAGATGCCATCGATCAATTCCTTATACAAACAGTATAAGGCAGATAAAAACGTCGTATTCCTGACCGTGGATACAGACGGTAATTACAAAAAGGCAAAACGATTCATCGAAAAGCAGCAGTACGAATTGCCTGTGTATGTGGCTGACAGCCGTATTCCGGAAGAACTGCTAGGTAAGTCGATTCCGACTACCATCATCCTCAACAAGAAGGGGCAGATCGTATACCGGCAGGAAGGGGCCGCTGATTATGGCAACGACAGGTTTATTGACTATTTCGGGAAGTATATCCGGAAGTAA
- a CDS encoding TetR/AcrR family transcriptional regulator produces the protein MRPKNLEKEEAIRSIALQIIAEEGLENLSMQKLAKAANVSPRTIYIKYENKEDFLIKLFIDEVIGSYEKAVLEKFDPEMPFAEGVKKLWANGFRYFKENRHYYALMQYGKSSPLLNKAYQERGIREGDFFAPIHTFFSFHVKAGTIIKLPMEALRAILFAPLLDLINEYFEHTQRPKQIITDKVLADCCEAVIKGLLK, from the coding sequence ATGAGACCAAAGAACCTCGAAAAAGAAGAAGCGATCCGTTCCATAGCGTTACAGATTATAGCAGAGGAAGGGCTGGAAAATCTGAGTATGCAAAAGCTGGCGAAAGCGGCGAATGTATCTCCGCGTACCATTTACATCAAGTATGAGAATAAAGAGGATTTTCTTATCAAACTGTTTATTGATGAAGTGATCGGGTCTTATGAAAAAGCCGTGCTGGAAAAGTTTGATCCCGAAATGCCTTTCGCGGAAGGTGTAAAAAAACTGTGGGCCAACGGCTTCCGCTACTTTAAAGAAAACAGGCACTATTATGCACTGATGCAGTATGGAAAATCCTCTCCCCTGCTGAATAAAGCTTACCAGGAAAGAGGTATCAGGGAAGGCGATTTCTTTGCCCCTATTCACACCTTCTTCTCCTTTCATGTGAAGGCAGGCACGATTATAAAATTGCCCATGGAAGCACTCAGGGCAATCCTGTTTGCACCACTCTTAGATCTCATTAATGAATACTTCGAACATACACAGCGGCCTAAACAAATCATCACTGATAAAGTATTAGCAGATTGCTGCGAAGCAGTGATAAAAGGTTTGCTGAAATAA
- a CDS encoding FAD-dependent oxidoreductase: MNNIKNKKIAIVGGGPGGLTLARILQMRHADVTVYERDISKDARAQGATLDLHHESGLRALEEAGLMEAFKANFRPGADKMRIIDQHGTILLEDNHKDEGPVEAYRPEIDRGPLKKILLESLHPETVIWNSQFSSLSPFNEGWQLHFKDGQTAYADIVIAADGANSKIRPYITPIRPFYSGVTAVEGAVYNSEKNSPQIHALLNGGKIFCMGDNKTLIVSSKGDGSLVFYPSFKTTENWTQESGIDFTDKAQVLAWFKSSFTGWSPVWEELFENATGAFIPRPLYCMPFDQTWEALPNLTMLGDAAHLMPPYAGEGVNMAMLDALELGLCLTSQDYPDTLSAIAAYEEAMRTRASATAQMTMESTAALHSPEAISFLTQIVS, translated from the coding sequence ATGAACAACATTAAAAACAAAAAAATTGCTATCGTCGGCGGTGGCCCGGGTGGCCTTACCCTCGCCCGAATACTTCAAATGCGTCATGCAGATGTTACCGTATATGAACGCGATATCAGCAAAGACGCCAGGGCACAGGGCGCTACTCTCGACCTGCATCATGAATCAGGTCTCCGGGCATTGGAAGAAGCCGGGTTGATGGAAGCCTTCAAAGCTAATTTTCGTCCAGGCGCCGACAAAATGCGTATCATCGACCAACACGGGACTATTTTACTGGAAGACAATCATAAAGACGAAGGACCTGTAGAAGCCTATCGTCCGGAGATTGACCGTGGACCGCTAAAGAAAATACTGTTGGAATCCCTGCATCCGGAAACTGTTATATGGAATAGTCAGTTTAGCTCCCTTTCGCCCTTTAATGAAGGCTGGCAACTGCACTTCAAAGACGGTCAGACGGCCTACGCAGATATCGTTATTGCAGCAGATGGTGCTAACTCAAAAATACGCCCGTACATCACCCCCATACGTCCTTTCTATTCCGGTGTAACGGCTGTGGAAGGTGCTGTATACAATTCAGAGAAGAACAGTCCGCAGATACATGCATTACTGAATGGTGGTAAGATCTTCTGCATGGGTGATAATAAAACGCTGATCGTAAGCTCTAAAGGGGATGGTAGTCTCGTCTTTTATCCCAGCTTCAAAACAACGGAAAACTGGACACAGGAATCAGGCATCGACTTTACAGATAAAGCACAGGTACTCGCCTGGTTTAAGTCAAGTTTTACAGGCTGGAGCCCTGTATGGGAAGAACTGTTTGAAAATGCTACAGGCGCCTTTATACCAAGACCACTGTATTGTATGCCATTCGATCAGACATGGGAAGCATTACCCAATCTGACAATGCTGGGAGACGCTGCACATCTGATGCCGCCCTACGCAGGAGAAGGTGTGAATATGGCCATGCTGGATGCATTGGAACTTGGCCTTTGTCTGACCAGCCAAGACTATCCCGACACCCTTAGCGCAATCGCTGCATATGAAGAAGCAATGCGCACAAGAGCATCCGCCACTGCACAGATGACAATGGAATCTACAGCCGCCCTGCATTCGCCGGAGGCGATCTCATTCCTGACACAGATCGTCAGCTGA
- a CDS encoding fatty acid desaturase family protein translates to MTHAEIVKQVAWKDLKDLSIREMLIENNLTLPWLFSSWLLAYFGYYALALPCSAFFFLTGLRQVHNGFHNSLGTNKFLTWFTLFSNSVLMMASIHAVKFNHIRHHKYCLSEEDYEGKSAGMSWYGAILYGPVHMFLIHKVTLQLGNRKYVRNVIAELAAIAAFAFIVFYFNIAFLMYHVIVMVFGEFLMAFFAVWTVHHDTDEHPEMARTQRGGWKNKITFSMFYHLEHHLFPAVPTIKLPELAKRIDEVLPELEKKNTF, encoded by the coding sequence ATGACACATGCAGAAATCGTAAAACAGGTAGCATGGAAAGACCTCAAAGATCTCTCGATCAGAGAGATGCTGATTGAAAATAACCTGACATTACCCTGGTTGTTTTCTTCCTGGCTACTTGCTTATTTCGGCTACTATGCACTGGCCTTGCCGTGTTCGGCTTTCTTCTTTCTGACAGGATTAAGACAGGTACATAACGGTTTTCACAATTCCCTGGGCACGAATAAATTCCTGACCTGGTTTACGCTCTTCTCCAATAGTGTACTGATGATGGCTTCTATTCATGCAGTCAAGTTCAATCATATCAGGCATCACAAGTATTGTTTATCCGAAGAGGATTATGAAGGTAAATCAGCCGGTATGAGCTGGTATGGTGCTATCCTGTATGGGCCGGTGCATATGTTTCTTATCCATAAGGTAACCTTACAGCTTGGCAACAGAAAATATGTGAGAAATGTGATTGCTGAATTGGCAGCAATAGCAGCCTTTGCCTTCATCGTGTTCTATTTTAACATCGCTTTCCTGATGTATCATGTGATCGTGATGGTCTTCGGAGAATTCCTGATGGCTTTCTTCGCTGTATGGACAGTGCATCATGATACGGACGAGCATCCTGAAATGGCCAGGACACAACGTGGCGGCTGGAAAAATAAGATCACGTTCAGTATGTTCTATCATCTGGAACATCATCTGTTTCCGGCTGTGCCGACTATCAAACTACCTGAACTGGCTAAACGAATAGACGAAGTGCTACCTGAGCTGGAGAAGAAAAATACTTTTTAA
- a CDS encoding aldo/keto reductase — MEYRQLGESDLKVSAITFGAWAIGGWMWGGTEANDAVRAIHASIDEGVTSIDTAPIYGQGLSEELTGEALKGLDRTKVQILTKFGMRWNLAKGSLAFNSKDNAGNPIDIYKYAGKESVIEECENSLKRLGTDYIDLLQIHWPDVTTPIDETFEAVLRLKEQGKIREAGVCNYNVAQMKEAGAVLKLASNQVPFSMVERTIENELVPYCIENKKAILAYSPLQRGLLSGKIKPGHQFGEGDTRAGSKFYQADNLNRINAFLDQIKPMAESKSVTLAQLVIRWTIERPGITVALVGARNAEQAIQNARAINVKLGAEEIKFINDRLYQLQLV, encoded by the coding sequence ATGGAATACAGGCAATTAGGAGAAAGTGATCTGAAGGTATCTGCCATTACATTTGGCGCATGGGCGATTGGTGGATGGATGTGGGGTGGTACGGAGGCAAATGATGCCGTAAGAGCGATCCACGCATCTATAGACGAAGGTGTTACTTCTATCGACACTGCGCCGATCTATGGACAGGGATTGAGTGAAGAGCTGACCGGCGAAGCGCTGAAAGGACTGGACAGAACAAAAGTGCAGATCCTGACGAAGTTTGGTATGCGCTGGAATCTGGCGAAAGGTTCACTCGCTTTCAATAGTAAGGATAATGCCGGTAATCCGATTGATATTTATAAATATGCAGGGAAGGAAAGTGTGATTGAAGAATGTGAGAACAGTCTGAAGAGACTGGGTACCGATTACATTGATCTGTTACAGATTCACTGGCCGGATGTAACGACACCGATCGATGAAACATTTGAGGCAGTTTTACGTTTAAAAGAGCAGGGAAAAATCCGTGAAGCAGGTGTGTGCAACTATAATGTAGCGCAGATGAAAGAAGCCGGGGCCGTGCTTAAACTCGCTTCTAACCAGGTACCATTCAGCATGGTGGAAAGAACGATAGAGAACGAGCTGGTGCCTTACTGCATTGAGAATAAAAAAGCGATACTGGCTTACAGTCCGCTGCAAAGAGGTTTGCTCTCCGGTAAGATAAAACCGGGTCATCAGTTTGGGGAAGGAGATACCCGTGCGGGCTCTAAATTTTACCAGGCGGATAACCTGAACCGTATCAACGCTTTCCTGGATCAGATAAAACCCATGGCCGAAAGTAAAAGTGTGACACTCGCACAACTGGTCATTCGCTGGACGATTGAACGTCCTGGCATTACAGTTGCACTGGTAGGTGCACGTAACGCAGAACAGGCGATCCAGAATGCAAGAGCGATCAATGTGAAGCTCGGTGCAGAAGAAATCAAGTTTATCAATGACAGATTGTACCAGCTGCAACTGGTATAG
- a CDS encoding homogentisate 1,2-dioxygenase — MPHYHKLGNVPHKRHTQFRKPDGTLYAEQLFSTEGFSSNSTLLYHCHPPTEITKVDEPYSVAPRVAEEKMLKHRSFQGFNIKPEEDYLKSRKPVLVNSDCHISLAAPRQSMSDYFYKNADADELIFVHEGTGVLHTQYGQLPFGYGDYLQIPRGTIYQIKFTGTDNRLFIVESFSPIRYPKRYLSQYGQLLEHAPYCERDIRQPQNLETIDEAGDFLIRIKKKGIMYPIHYAHHPFDVVGWDGCEYPFAFSIHDFEPITGRVHQPPPVHQTFEGHNFVVCSFCPRLFDYHPQAIPAPYNHSNIDSDEVLYYVDGDFMSRKHVTRGMITLHPGGIPHGPHPGAVEKSIGAKETKELAVMVDTFHPLQITQEALEIEDERYTMSWAE; from the coding sequence ATGCCGCATTATCATAAACTGGGAAACGTCCCTCATAAACGTCATACGCAATTCCGTAAGCCAGACGGTACGTTGTATGCTGAACAATTATTTTCAACAGAAGGGTTTTCTTCCAATTCCACCTTGCTCTATCATTGTCATCCGCCTACAGAAATTACAAAAGTGGATGAACCTTATAGCGTCGCTCCCCGTGTAGCAGAAGAGAAGATGCTGAAGCACCGTAGTTTCCAGGGATTCAATATCAAACCGGAAGAAGATTATCTGAAAAGCAGAAAACCTGTATTGGTGAATAGTGACTGTCATATTTCCCTGGCTGCGCCCAGACAAAGCATGTCTGATTACTTTTACAAGAATGCAGATGCTGATGAACTGATCTTCGTACATGAAGGCACAGGGGTGTTGCATACGCAATACGGTCAGCTGCCATTTGGTTATGGTGATTATCTGCAGATACCCAGAGGAACTATTTACCAGATAAAATTCACTGGTACAGATAACAGGTTGTTCATCGTAGAGTCCTTTAGTCCTATTCGTTATCCGAAACGTTATCTCAGTCAGTATGGACAATTGCTGGAACACGCTCCCTATTGTGAGCGTGATATCCGCCAGCCACAAAATCTGGAAACGATCGATGAAGCAGGCGATTTCCTGATCCGCATCAAAAAGAAAGGTATCATGTATCCTATCCATTATGCGCATCATCCTTTTGATGTAGTGGGATGGGACGGCTGCGAATATCCTTTCGCCTTTTCTATCCATGACTTCGAACCTATCACTGGTCGCGTGCACCAGCCACCTCCGGTGCATCAGACATTCGAGGGACATAATTTTGTGGTATGTTCTTTCTGTCCGCGTTTGTTTGATTACCATCCGCAGGCGATTCCTGCGCCATACAATCATAGCAATATTGATAGCGATGAAGTGTTGTATTATGTAGACGGTGATTTTATGAGCCGTAAACACGTGACCAGGGGCATGATCACTTTACATCCTGGTGGTATTCCTCACGGACCGCATCCCGGGGCGGTTGAAAAGAGTATAGGTGCAAAGGAAACGAAAGAACTCGCTGTAATGGTAGATACTTTTCACCCGCTGCAGATTACGCAGGAAGCATTGGAGATAGAAGATGAACGGTACACAATGAGTTGGGCAGAATAA